In one Streptomyces sp. NBC_01288 genomic region, the following are encoded:
- a CDS encoding DEAD/DEAH box helicase: protein MTLPVALSGTDVIGQAKTGTGKTLGFGLPLLERVTVPADVEAGRAKPEQLTDAPQALVVVPTRELCTQVTNDLLTAGKVRNVRVLAIYGGRAYEPQVEALRKGVDVIVGTPGRLLDLAGQKKLDLKHIRSLVLDEADEMLDLGFLPDVEKIINFLPARRQTMLFSATMPGAVIGLARRYMTQPTHIRATSPDDEGATVANTKQFIYRAHNMDKPELVARILQAEGRGPVMVFCRTKRTAADLADQLQQRGFASGAVHGDLGQGAREQALRAFRNGKVDVLVCTDVAARGIDVEGVTHVINYQSPEDEKTYLHRIGRTGRAGAKGIAVTLVDWDDIPRWQLINKALDLGFPNPPETYSTSPHFFEEMNIAAGTKGVLPRSERTRAGLAAEEVEDLGETGGRGGPRGRGGRDGGRGGRDSGRDAGRGGRDSGRDNSRDTRDESRSADTERAARTPRRRRRTRNGAPMEGTSAATAVTSSSPEETAVAASEDTATRTPRRRRRNRNGATGEQLPATTVTSTPVTPVSEVAESAVATAEGSTLDAPTTSRRRRTRKSAEPAVETAAVTPVVEAPVAEAPVEETKPRRRTRKAAQAAEPVVEVATPAVAEPAAVAAVDTAEAVEAKPRRTRARKTAAPVEAAEVVDTVEAVEETKPRRRTATRKAVADIPAQVVEEQGDAVAAAPRRRTRKVAEPVVEAVETPVVAETKPRRTRKTAAPAEVVAVDTAEAVETKPRRTRKTAAAVAVEAPVEVAEVKPRRTRKTAVAAEAAVDTVEAVESKPRRTRKTAAAVAIEAPAEVVAEAKPRRTRKAAVAAVDTAEAVEAKPRRALKTAATAEIPAQVAEEAEVKPRRRTTRKAAEAPVVTETAEAPEAKPRVRRPRKTAATAAVEATEG, encoded by the coding sequence ATGACGCTCCCCGTAGCCCTTTCCGGCACGGACGTCATCGGCCAGGCCAAGACCGGCACCGGCAAGACGCTGGGCTTCGGCCTCCCGCTCCTGGAGCGCGTGACCGTCCCCGCGGACGTCGAGGCCGGCCGGGCCAAGCCCGAGCAGCTGACCGACGCCCCGCAGGCACTCGTCGTGGTCCCCACGCGCGAGCTGTGCACGCAGGTCACGAACGACCTGCTGACCGCGGGCAAGGTGCGCAACGTACGCGTCCTCGCCATCTACGGCGGCCGGGCCTACGAGCCGCAGGTCGAGGCGCTCCGCAAGGGCGTCGACGTCATCGTCGGCACCCCGGGCCGACTGCTGGACCTCGCGGGCCAGAAGAAGCTCGACCTCAAGCACATCCGGTCGCTCGTCCTGGACGAGGCCGACGAGATGCTCGACCTGGGCTTCCTGCCCGACGTCGAGAAGATCATCAACTTCCTGCCGGCCCGCCGTCAGACGATGCTGTTCTCGGCGACCATGCCGGGCGCCGTCATCGGTCTCGCGCGCCGCTACATGACGCAGCCCACGCACATCCGCGCCACCTCGCCGGACGACGAGGGCGCGACGGTCGCGAACACCAAGCAGTTCATCTACCGCGCGCACAACATGGACAAGCCCGAGCTCGTCGCCCGCATCCTCCAGGCCGAGGGCCGGGGCCCGGTCATGGTCTTCTGCCGTACGAAGCGCACGGCGGCCGACCTCGCCGACCAGCTCCAGCAGCGCGGCTTCGCCTCCGGCGCGGTCCACGGCGACCTCGGCCAGGGCGCCCGCGAGCAGGCACTGCGCGCGTTCCGCAACGGCAAGGTGGACGTGCTCGTCTGCACCGACGTCGCCGCCCGCGGTATCGACGTCGAGGGCGTAACGCACGTCATCAACTACCAGTCCCCCGAGGACGAGAAGACCTACCTGCACCGCATCGGCCGCACCGGCCGCGCGGGCGCCAAGGGCATCGCGGTCACCCTCGTCGACTGGGACGACATCCCGCGCTGGCAGCTCATCAACAAGGCGCTGGACCTCGGTTTCCCGAACCCGCCGGAGACGTACTCCACGTCCCCGCACTTCTTCGAGGAAATGAACATCGCCGCGGGCACCAAGGGTGTCCTGCCCCGCTCGGAGCGCACGCGCGCCGGGCTGGCCGCGGAGGAGGTCGAGGACCTCGGCGAGACCGGCGGTCGCGGCGGCCCGCGTGGCCGGGGCGGTCGCGATGGCGGTCGTGGCGGCCGTGACAGCGGTCGTGACGCCGGCAGGGGCGGTCGCGACAGCGGCCGTGACAACAGCCGCGACACCCGCGACGAGTCCCGTTCCGCCGACACCGAGCGCGCGGCACGCACCCCGCGCCGCCGCCGTCGTACCCGCAACGGCGCCCCGATGGAAGGGACTTCGGCGGCTACGGCCGTGACGTCGTCCTCTCCGGAGGAGACCGCGGTGGCCGCCTCCGAGGACACCGCGACCCGCACTCCGCGCCGCCGTCGCCGCAACCGCAACGGAGCGACGGGAGAGCAACTGCCGGCCACGACAGTCACCTCCACACCCGTCACGCCCGTGTCCGAGGTCGCGGAGAGCGCCGTAGCCACGGCTGAGGGTTCGACCCTGGACGCCCCGACGACGTCGCGCCGTCGGCGTACGCGGAAGTCGGCGGAGCCCGCGGTCGAGACCGCGGCAGTGACCCCGGTGGTCGAGGCCCCCGTGGCCGAGGCTCCGGTCGAGGAGACCAAGCCGCGCCGCCGGACCCGTAAGGCCGCACAGGCCGCGGAGCCGGTCGTCGAGGTCGCGACCCCCGCTGTCGCCGAACCCGCCGCCGTGGCCGCGGTCGACACGGCCGAGGCCGTCGAGGCCAAGCCGCGTCGGACCCGGGCGCGCAAGACCGCGGCTCCGGTCGAAGCGGCCGAGGTCGTCGACACGGTCGAGGCCGTCGAGGAGACCAAGCCGCGTCGCCGTACCGCGACCCGCAAGGCCGTCGCCGACATCCCCGCGCAGGTGGTCGAGGAGCAGGGCGACGCCGTAGCGGCCGCGCCCCGGCGCCGTACCCGCAAGGTCGCGGAGCCGGTGGTGGAGGCCGTGGAGACGCCGGTCGTGGCGGAGACCAAGCCGCGGCGGACCCGGAAGACCGCGGCTCCGGCCGAGGTCGTCGCCGTGGACACCGCCGAGGCCGTCGAGACGAAGCCGCGCCGCACTCGCAAGACGGCCGCCGCTGTTGCCGTAGAGGCTCCGGTGGAGGTCGCCGAGGTCAAGCCGCGTCGCACTCGCAAGACCGCGGTTGCCGCCGAGGCCGCCGTGGACACGGTCGAGGCCGTCGAGAGCAAGCCGCGCCGGACCCGTAAGACGGCCGCTGCCGTTGCCATAGAGGCACCTGCGGAGGTCGTCGCCGAGGCCAAGCCGCGTCGGACCCGTAAGGCGGCGGTTGCCGCTGTCGACACGGCCGAGGCTGTCGAGGCCAAGCCCCGTCGGGCCCTCAAGACGGCGGCCACCGCCGAGATCCCGGCGCAGGTTGCCGAGGAGGCGGAGGTCAAGCCGCGTCGCCGTACGACCCGCAAGGCCGCCGAGGCCCCGGTCGTGACGGAGACGGCGGAGGCGCCCGAGGCCAAGCCGAGGGTGCGCCGCCCGCGCAAGACCGCGGCGACGGCCGCAGTCGAGGCCACCGAGGGCTGA
- a CDS encoding alpha/beta fold hydrolase: MSRPPSFTPPPGARAYPLRTARGEFAVVDSPVGDGVEPKGVALLLPGFTGSKEDFNPLHEAFGARGYRTVAVDGRGQYETDGPADDESPYAQDELARDVLALAETVGAPVHLLGHSFGGHIARAAVLLDPMPFVSLTLMSSGPAEISASQQQRAKLLRDALAVMSMAEVWDAIQAMETPQETETGGALDEGLDDRADLRRRWLGTKPAQLLAAGRQLCGEPDRVAELAAVPLPVHVLSGARDDTWPVPLLDDMAVRLKARRTVIARAEHSPNTDQPTATAKAIADFWDGNSR, encoded by the coding sequence ATGAGTAGGCCCCCTTCCTTCACCCCGCCCCCCGGCGCTCGCGCGTACCCCCTGCGGACCGCTCGCGGTGAGTTCGCCGTCGTGGACTCGCCCGTGGGCGACGGTGTCGAGCCGAAGGGGGTCGCGCTGCTGCTGCCGGGGTTCACCGGGAGCAAGGAGGACTTCAACCCGTTGCACGAGGCGTTCGGGGCGCGCGGGTACCGGACCGTGGCCGTGGACGGGCGGGGCCAGTACGAGACGGACGGCCCCGCGGACGACGAATCCCCTTACGCCCAGGACGAGTTGGCGCGGGACGTGCTCGCGCTGGCCGAGACCGTGGGCGCGCCGGTGCATCTCCTCGGGCACTCCTTCGGCGGGCACATCGCGCGGGCGGCCGTACTCCTCGACCCCATGCCGTTCGTGTCGCTGACGCTGATGTCGTCGGGGCCGGCGGAGATCTCGGCCTCCCAGCAGCAGCGCGCGAAGCTGTTGCGGGACGCGCTCGCCGTGATGTCGATGGCCGAGGTGTGGGACGCGATCCAGGCGATGGAGACGCCGCAGGAGACCGAGACCGGCGGTGCGCTGGACGAGGGTCTCGACGACCGGGCCGACCTGCGCCGCCGCTGGCTGGGCACCAAGCCGGCTCAACTCCTGGCCGCCGGACGGCAGTTGTGCGGAGAGCCGGACCGGGTCGCCGAACTGGCCGCCGTCCCCCTCCCCGTCCACGTCCTGTCGGGCGCGCGCGACGACACCTGGCCGGTGCCGCTCCTGGACGACATGGCCGTACGGCTGAAGGCGCGGCGGACGGTCATCGCACGGGCCGAGCACTCACCGAACACGGACCAGCCGACCGCGACGGCCAAGGCGATCGCCGACTTCTGGGACGGCAACTCCCGCTAG
- a CDS encoding NYN domain-containing protein, which yields MNDDLAALSARLDRTNELLQRMLAEVAKTPSTHAIFVDAGYLYAAAGRLVSGTEDRRTFDLDAEGLIEALIDKARTIFADSRLLRVYWYDGARRRIHTSEQQTIAELPDVKVRLGNLNANNQQKGVDSLIRSDLESLARHRAISDAALIGGDEDLVSAVEAAQGYGARVHLWGIEAPEGRNQAEPLLWEVDSQRTFDLDFFKPYVSRRASAVYEATATRPTRDDVRFVGAQIAAKWLAARGREALVELLPGHPYLPGSVDQDLLVEAEGLLQYSLRGQADLRRALRDGFWEHLQTQY from the coding sequence ATGAACGACGACCTCGCGGCCCTCAGCGCCCGCCTCGACCGCACGAACGAGCTGTTGCAGCGCATGCTCGCCGAAGTGGCGAAGACGCCCTCGACGCATGCGATCTTCGTCGACGCCGGGTATTTGTATGCAGCCGCGGGCCGGCTCGTCTCCGGGACCGAGGACCGACGCACCTTCGACCTCGACGCCGAGGGCCTCATCGAGGCGCTCATCGACAAGGCCCGCACGATCTTCGCGGACAGCCGACTGCTGCGGGTGTACTGGTACGACGGTGCCCGGCGGCGCATCCACACCTCGGAGCAGCAGACCATCGCCGAACTCCCGGACGTGAAGGTGCGGTTGGGCAACCTCAACGCCAACAACCAGCAGAAGGGCGTCGATTCACTCATCCGCTCCGACCTGGAGTCCCTCGCCCGGCACCGCGCCATCAGCGACGCGGCCCTCATCGGCGGCGACGAGGACCTCGTCTCGGCGGTCGAGGCGGCCCAAGGGTACGGCGCCCGCGTCCACTTGTGGGGCATCGAGGCGCCGGAAGGCCGTAACCAGGCGGAGCCGCTCCTCTGGGAGGTCGACAGTCAGCGCACCTTCGACCTCGACTTCTTCAAGCCGTACGTCTCCCGGCGCGCGTCCGCCGTCTACGAGGCCACCGCCACCCGGCCCACCCGCGACGACGTCCGCTTCGTCGGCGCGCAGATCGCGGCGAAGTGGCTCGCGGCGCGGGGGAGGGAAGCGCTGGTGGAGCTGCTGCCCGGGCATCCGTATCTGCCGGGGTCCGTCGACCAGGACCTGTTGGTCGAGGCGGAGGGGCTGTTGCAGTACTCCCTGCGCGGGCAGGCCGATCTGCGGCGGGCGCTGCGGGACGGGTTCTGGGAGCACTTGCAGACGCAGTACTGA
- a CDS encoding MarC family protein, with amino-acid sequence MFDVAVFGSLFLTLFVIMDPPGITPIFLALTSGRPSKVQKRMAFQAVCVAGGVITVFGLLGHQILDYLHVSVPALMIAGGLLLLLIALDLLTGKTDEPKQTKDVNVALVPLGMPLLAGPGAIVSVILAVQKADSVATQVSVWTAILAIHVVLWVVMRYSLLIIRVIKDGGVVLVTRLAGMMLSAIAVQQIINGITQVIRAS; translated from the coding sequence ATGTTCGACGTCGCCGTCTTCGGCTCCCTCTTCCTGACCCTTTTTGTCATCATGGATCCCCCTGGGATCACCCCGATCTTCCTCGCGCTGACCTCCGGACGACCGTCCAAGGTGCAGAAGCGGATGGCCTTCCAGGCCGTGTGTGTCGCCGGTGGTGTCATCACCGTCTTCGGGCTGCTCGGGCATCAGATCCTCGACTATCTGCACGTCTCCGTGCCCGCGCTGATGATCGCGGGCGGGCTGCTGCTCCTGCTCATCGCGCTCGACCTGCTCACCGGCAAGACCGACGAGCCCAAGCAGACCAAGGACGTCAACGTCGCCCTCGTACCGCTGGGCATGCCGCTGCTCGCCGGGCCCGGTGCGATCGTGTCCGTCATCCTCGCCGTGCAGAAGGCCGACAGCGTGGCCACGCAGGTGTCGGTGTGGACCGCGATCCTCGCCATCCATGTCGTGCTGTGGGTGGTGATGCGGTACTCACTGCTGATCATCCGGGTCATCAAGGACGGCGGGGTGGTGCTGGTGACACGGCTCGCCGGGATGATGCTGTCCGCCATCGCCGTGCAGCAGATCATCAACGGGATCACCCAGGTGATCCGCGCGAGCTGA
- a CDS encoding PHP domain-containing protein — MRIDLHTHSMASDGTDTPAELVRNAGAAGLDVVALTDHDTSRGYAEAIEALPSGLTLVTGAEMSCRIDGVSMHLLAYLFDPEEPALLAERELVRDDRVPRARAMVGRLQELGVPVTWEQVARIAGEGSVGRPHVATALVELGVVPTVNDAFTGEWLADGGRAHVAKHETDPFEAIRLVKAAGGVTVFAHPGASKRGHTVPEAAIAEMAAAGLDGIEVEHMDHDAETRVRLRGLAKELGLLATGSSDYHGSRKSVQLGEYTTDPEVYGEITRRATGAFPVPGAGGV; from the coding sequence GTGCGTATCGATCTGCACACCCACTCCATGGCCTCCGACGGTACGGACACGCCCGCTGAGCTGGTGCGGAATGCCGGGGCTGCTGGGCTGGACGTTGTCGCGCTGACCGATCACGACACCAGTCGTGGGTATGCGGAGGCGATCGAGGCGTTGCCCTCGGGGCTCACCCTTGTCACCGGGGCCGAGATGTCCTGTCGGATCGACGGGGTGTCCATGCATCTGCTGGCCTACCTCTTCGACCCGGAGGAACCTGCTCTGCTCGCCGAGCGGGAGCTGGTTCGGGACGATCGGGTGCCTCGGGCTCGGGCCATGGTGGGGCGGCTTCAGGAACTGGGTGTGCCGGTTACCTGGGAGCAGGTTGCCCGGATCGCCGGGGAAGGGTCGGTCGGGCGGCCTCATGTCGCCACCGCGTTGGTTGAGTTGGGTGTTGTGCCCACGGTGAACGACGCGTTCACGGGGGAGTGGCTCGCCGACGGTGGGCGCGCTCATGTGGCCAAGCACGAGACCGATCCGTTTGAGGCGATTCGGCTGGTGAAGGCCGCGGGGGGCGTGACCGTGTTCGCGCACCCGGGTGCCAGTAAGCGCGGGCACACCGTGCCCGAGGCCGCCATTGCCGAGATGGCTGCCGCCGGGCTCGACGGTATCGAGGTCGAGCACATGGACCATGACGCCGAGACTCGGGTGCGGTTGCGGGGGCTCGCCAAGGAGCTCGGACTGCTGGCCACCGGGTCCAGTGACTACCACGGGAGCCGGAAGAGCGTGCAGCTCGGGGAGTACACGACCGATCCCGAGGTGTACGGCGAGATCACGCGGCGCGCCACCGGGGCGTTCCCGGTGCCGGGGGCCGGCGGAGTCTGA
- a CDS encoding DUF6758 family protein → MRGEPSCPKCGGRVRAPGLFADSWQCDLHGTVHPLQPVIPPSVEALSVVVHRTKVPVWMPWPLPVGWLFTGVACAGDDRSGGRATAVACSGPGPLGGIGELILVAEELGVGLGARYAGIDGPDPGPYMNVEKPPQAKLLAAGRPTPLWHVSTAPDDRAVFAGEALGLWLWAVVWPEQSGLLMYDELVLTDLRDAGAEVDLVPCGALSPRLLKP, encoded by the coding sequence ATGAGGGGCGAACCCAGTTGCCCGAAGTGTGGTGGCCGGGTCAGGGCTCCCGGACTCTTCGCCGATTCCTGGCAGTGCGATCTCCACGGGACGGTGCATCCGCTGCAGCCCGTGATCCCGCCCAGCGTCGAGGCGCTCAGTGTCGTGGTGCACCGGACGAAGGTGCCGGTGTGGATGCCGTGGCCGTTGCCGGTCGGATGGCTGTTCACGGGCGTGGCCTGTGCGGGGGACGACCGTAGTGGGGGGCGGGCTACGGCCGTTGCGTGTTCCGGGCCGGGGCCCCTTGGGGGGATCGGGGAGTTGATCCTTGTCGCCGAGGAGCTGGGGGTCGGGCTCGGGGCGCGGTATGCGGGGATCGACGGGCCGGACCCTGGGCCCTATATGAACGTCGAGAAGCCTCCTCAGGCGAAGTTGCTCGCTGCGGGGCGGCCTACGCCGTTGTGGCATGTCTCCACGGCGCCGGATGATCGGGCGGTGTTTGCGGGGGAGGCGTTGGGGTTGTGGCTGTGGGCCGTTGTGTGGCCTGAGCAGTCGGGGTTGTTGATGTATGACGAGCTGGTGCTTACGGATTTGCGGGATGCGGGGGCCGAGGTTGATCTCGTGCCGTGTGGGGCGTTGTCGCCGCGCTTGCTTAAGCCGTAG
- a CDS encoding MFS transporter, whose amino-acid sequence MDDPFDKGADTGSGSILRQPKAVWATAGASVVAFMGIGLVDPILPSIAKGLDATASQVSLLFTSYFLITAIAMLVTGFVSSRIGGKKTLLLGLALVVVFAGLAGTSGSVGELVGFRAGWGLGNALFVSTALAVIVGAAAGGSAAAILLYESALGLGMACGPLLGALLGNQSWRYPFFGTAFLMAIGFLCITVFLKEQPKPAQKTSLLDPLKALGHGGLASAAVSSFFYNYTFFTVLAFTPFVLNMTPYKSGAVFFAWGVLLAVFSVFVAPRLQARFGSLKVLGGSLVLLAVDVLVLGYGSHTTAIVCTILSGAFIGVNNTVYTELALGVSDAPRPVASAGYNFVRWFAAAAAPFFAPKIEGWSNIHIPFVVAAVTAALGALVVLVRRNALTHEAEELEPRHAVEDSVAVFAN is encoded by the coding sequence ATGGACGACCCCTTCGACAAGGGAGCCGACACCGGCTCGGGCAGCATCCTTCGGCAGCCCAAGGCGGTCTGGGCCACCGCCGGCGCCTCGGTCGTCGCCTTCATGGGCATCGGACTCGTCGACCCGATCCTGCCGTCGATCGCCAAGGGCCTCGACGCCACGGCGAGCCAGGTCTCCCTGCTCTTCACCTCGTACTTCCTGATCACGGCGATCGCGATGCTGGTGACCGGCTTCGTCTCCAGCCGCATCGGCGGCAAGAAGACCCTGCTGCTCGGCCTCGCCCTCGTCGTGGTCTTCGCCGGTCTCGCCGGCACCTCGGGCTCGGTCGGCGAACTCGTCGGCTTCCGGGCCGGCTGGGGCCTCGGCAACGCGCTCTTCGTATCGACCGCCCTCGCCGTCATCGTCGGCGCGGCGGCCGGCGGCAGCGCCGCGGCGATCCTGCTCTACGAGTCCGCCCTCGGCCTGGGCATGGCCTGCGGCCCACTGCTCGGCGCCCTGCTCGGCAACCAGAGCTGGCGCTACCCCTTCTTCGGTACCGCGTTCCTGATGGCGATCGGCTTCCTGTGCATCACGGTGTTCCTGAAGGAACAGCCGAAGCCCGCGCAGAAGACGTCCCTGCTCGACCCGCTCAAGGCGCTCGGCCACGGCGGACTCGCCTCCGCGGCCGTCTCGTCCTTCTTCTACAACTACACGTTCTTCACCGTGCTGGCCTTCACCCCGTTCGTGCTGAACATGACCCCGTACAAGTCGGGTGCCGTGTTCTTCGCCTGGGGCGTGCTGCTCGCCGTCTTCTCGGTCTTCGTCGCCCCGCGACTCCAGGCCCGGTTCGGCTCCCTGAAGGTGCTCGGCGGTTCCCTCGTGCTGCTCGCCGTCGACGTGCTCGTCCTCGGCTACGGCAGCCACACCACCGCCATCGTCTGCACGATCCTGTCCGGCGCCTTCATCGGCGTGAACAACACCGTCTACACCGAGCTGGCCCTGGGTGTGTCGGACGCGCCGCGCCCGGTGGCGAGCGCGGGCTACAACTTCGTCCGCTGGTTCGCCGCGGCCGCCGCGCCGTTCTTCGCGCCGAAGATCGAGGGGTGGAGCAACATCCACATCCCGTTCGTGGTCGCGGCGGTCACCGCGGCGCTGGGCGCGCTGGTGGTCCTCGTACGACGGAACGCGCTCACGCACGAGGCCGAGGAGCTGGAGCCGAGGCACGCGGTGGAGGACAGTGTCGCGGTGTTCGCCAACTAG
- a CDS encoding suppressor of fused domain protein translates to MVDVLALVEARLRTALGDPDARAAVTFLGTDRVEVLRFPGDNQDGTVVRYATLGMSAQPMSDPTAMLADPVAGPRAELVLSVRGGLADTDKVLRPLAVLAASPQVEGVVVAPGASLDVGEPLWPGAPFTSVLVAEPGGLVEDLELDEPLDPVRFLPLLPMTPNEAAWKRVHGAQALQERWLTNGTDLRDPSRRSVPLD, encoded by the coding sequence ATGGTTGATGTTCTTGCTCTGGTCGAGGCACGGTTGCGTACCGCGCTGGGCGATCCGGACGCCCGCGCCGCGGTCACCTTCCTCGGCACGGACCGCGTCGAGGTCCTGCGTTTCCCGGGCGACAACCAGGACGGGACCGTCGTCCGCTACGCCACCCTCGGCATGTCCGCGCAGCCGATGAGCGACCCCACGGCGATGCTCGCCGACCCGGTCGCGGGCCCGCGCGCCGAGCTGGTCCTCTCCGTCCGCGGCGGCCTCGCCGACACCGACAAGGTGCTCCGGCCCCTCGCCGTGCTCGCCGCGTCCCCGCAGGTCGAGGGCGTGGTCGTGGCCCCCGGCGCCTCCCTCGACGTGGGCGAACCGCTGTGGCCCGGCGCTCCGTTCACCTCGGTACTGGTCGCCGAGCCGGGCGGCCTGGTCGAGGACCTCGAACTCGACGAGCCCCTCGACCCGGTGCGCTTCCTGCCGTTGCTCCCCATGACCCCGAACGAGGCCGCCTGGAAACGCGTCCACGGCGCGCAGGCCCTCCAGGAACGCTGGTTGACGAACGGGACGGACCTACGGGATCCCTCCCGCAGGTCCGTCCCGCTCGACTGA
- a CDS encoding magnesium and cobalt transport protein CorA, whose amino-acid sequence MSMIRDLRAVVRPSRPALRKDGGAYDTTRDPGTPSAVVDCAVYRDGARVDIGKPLTPHEAMRLVRRDGGFVWIGLHEPTEAEFAVIAREFGLHPLAVEDAVQAHQRPKLERYDDSLFTVFKTIHYVEHDQLTANSEVVETGEVMCFTGRDFFITVRHGGQGSLRALRHRLQDDPELLARGPSAVLHSIADHVVDGYVAVADAVQDDIDEVETEVFTPGRKGGVSRGVDSARIYQLKREVLEFKRAVSPLLRPMQLLSERPMRLIDPDIQKYFRDVADHLARVHEQVIGFDELLNSILQANLAQASVAQNEDMRKITAWAAIIAVPTMVTGVYGMNFEHMPELHARYGYPAVLAFTVTVCLAIHRTLKRNGWL is encoded by the coding sequence ATGTCGATGATCCGCGACCTGCGTGCCGTGGTCCGCCCGTCCCGTCCCGCCCTGCGCAAGGACGGCGGCGCGTACGACACGACCCGCGACCCCGGCACCCCCTCGGCCGTCGTCGACTGCGCCGTGTACCGCGACGGCGCCCGCGTCGACATCGGCAAGCCGCTCACCCCGCACGAGGCGATGCGTCTGGTGCGCCGGGACGGCGGTTTCGTGTGGATCGGCCTGCACGAGCCGACCGAGGCCGAATTCGCCGTCATCGCCCGGGAGTTCGGACTCCACCCGCTCGCCGTCGAGGACGCCGTACAGGCCCACCAGCGACCCAAGCTGGAGCGCTACGACGACTCCCTCTTCACCGTCTTCAAGACCATCCACTACGTCGAGCACGACCAACTCACCGCCAACAGCGAGGTGGTTGAGACCGGCGAGGTCATGTGCTTCACCGGGCGGGACTTCTTCATCACCGTCCGGCACGGCGGCCAGGGTTCGCTGCGGGCGCTGCGGCACCGGCTTCAGGACGACCCCGAGCTGCTCGCGCGCGGTCCCTCGGCGGTGCTGCACTCGATCGCCGACCACGTCGTCGACGGCTATGTCGCGGTCGCCGACGCGGTGCAGGACGACATCGACGAGGTCGAGACCGAGGTGTTCACCCCGGGCCGCAAGGGCGGGGTCTCGCGCGGTGTCGACTCGGCGCGGATCTACCAACTCAAGCGCGAGGTACTGGAGTTCAAGCGCGCGGTGTCGCCGCTGCTGCGTCCCATGCAGCTGCTGAGCGAGCGGCCGATGCGGCTGATCGACCCGGACATCCAGAAGTACTTCCGCGATGTCGCCGACCACCTCGCCCGGGTCCACGAGCAGGTCATCGGCTTCGACGAGCTGCTCAACTCGATCCTCCAGGCCAACCTCGCGCAGGCGTCCGTCGCGCAGAACGAGGACATGCGGAAGATCACCGCGTGGGCCGCGATCATCGCCGTACCGACGATGGTGACGGGCGTGTACGGCATGAACTTCGAGCACATGCCCGAACTGCACGCGCGGTACGGGTATCCGGCGGTGCTCGCCTTCACCGTGACGGTCTGTCTGGCGATCCACCGCACGCTGAAGCGCAACGGCTGGCTGTGA